One window from the genome of Calliopsis andreniformis isolate RMS-2024a chromosome 12, iyCalAndr_principal, whole genome shotgun sequence encodes:
- the Vas gene encoding ATP-dependent RNA helicase vasa, whose amino-acid sequence MDDDWGPVDSGAVDSGAIDSQNFDEGGRSYGKGRGFIVQNNNDDEWGRSKNFNGESNTNDGFQPDDNWPSSDNNYGMSGRGGGGGGRGGRGGGRGGRGGRGGGYRGGGGDRSDSGFGGDRGDKGDRGYGGDRGDRGFGGDRGDRGFGGDRGDRGDRGFGGDRGDRGDKGFGGDRGGRGGRGGRGFRRDEDNEGGNQRRYDKYENEDDNNDNGDRRRGRFNRENDNDDKGDEKPREIYVPPDLPTDENALFENGVEMGINFDKYDDIEIKVSGENPPRPIDNFENAGLRNIVLENIKKSGYTKPTPVQKHALPIIMDGRDLMACAQTGSGKTAAFAVPIINTLLEKSVDLVITGSCCEPQVIIVSPTRELTIQIWQQIVKFSLNSILKTVVAYGGTSVIHQGGKLSMGCHILVATPGRLLDFLDRGRIKFSSVRFLVLDEADRMLDMGFLPSIERIVDHETMVPSGERQTLMFSATFPDEVQHLAKRFLNNYLFLAVGIVGGACSDVEQNFYEVSKNKKKDMLREVLEKENAAGTLKGTLVFVEMKRRADFIAAFLSENNYPTTSIHGDRLQRQREEALADFKSGRMSILVATAVAARGLDIKNVAHVINYDLPKSIDEYVHRIGRTGRVGNRGRATSFFDSEDDGPLRGDLIRILKQAGQNIPDWLMGGNASRNFMPGRGNKFGGADIRDFDAADGEPYSEEAYSSAAPLEPDEEW is encoded by the exons ATGGATGACGACTGGGGTCCTGTAGATAGTGGAGCTGTAGATAGCGGAGCTATAGATTCACAAAAT TTTGATGAAGGTGGACGAAGCTACGGAAAGGGACGTGGTTTTATAGTGCAGAACAATAATGATGATGAATGGGGTCGCAGTAAAAATTTTAATGGTGAAAGTAACACAAATGATGGATTCCAACCTGACGACAATTGGCCATCCAGTGATAATAATTATGGAATGAGTGGTAgaggtggaggaggaggaggcagAGGTGGTAGAGGAGGGGGAAGAGGAGGTAGGGGAGGTAGAGGAGGAGGATATAGAGGAGGAGGTGGTGATAGATCCGATTCAGGTTTTGGAGGTGATCGTGGTGATAAAGGCGACAGAGGCTACGGTGGTGACAGGGGTGACAGAGGTTTTGGTGGTGACAGAGGCGACAGAGGTTTTGGTGGTGATAGAGGTGACAGAGGTGACAGAGGTTTCGGTGGTGACAGAGGAGACAGAGGCGACAAAGGCTTTGGTGGTGACAGAGGAGGTAGAGGAGGTAGAGGTGGAAGGGGATTCCGTCGTGACGAAGACAATGAAGGTGGCAATCAAAGAAGGTATGACAAATATGAAAATGAAGACGACAACAATGATAATGGTGACAGACGAAGAGGAAGATTTAATAGAGaaaatgataatgatgataaagGCGATGAGAAACCTCGAGAAAtctatgttccaccagatttaccAACTGACGAGAATGCTCTGTTCGAAAATGGAGTAGAAATGGGCATAAACTTTGATAAATATGATGACATAGAGATTAAAGTAAGTGGTGAGAATCCACCCAGACCTATAGACAACTTCGAGAATGCTGGCCTTAGGAATATTGTTttggaaaatataaaaaaatcagGATATACAAAACCTACACCTGTACAAAAACATGCTTTGCCAATTATAATGGACGGTCGCGATTTAATGGCTTGTGCACAGACTGGTtcaggaaaaactgctgcatttgcaGTTCCTATTATAAATACATTATTGGAAAAGTCTGTTGACTTGGTCATAACAGGATCGTGTTGTGAACCACAAGTTATTATTGTATCACCTACTCGAGAACTTACTATACAAATATGGCAACAAATTGTTAAATTTTCACTTAATTCGATTTTGAAGACTGTAGTGGCATATGGTGGAACGTCTGTTATTCATCAAGGAGGAAAACTTTCTATGGGTTGTCATATACTTGTTGCAACACCCGGAAGATTATTGGATTTCTTAGATAGAGGAAGAATTAAATTTTCATCTGTTCGATTTCTTGTACTGGATGAAGCAGATCGCATGCTGGACATGGGATTCTTACCTAGTATCGAAAGAATTGTCGATCATGAGACTATGGTTCCTTCTGGTGAAAGGCAAACATTAATGTTTTCTGCTACTTTCCCAGATGAAGTGCAGCACTTGGCAAAGAgatttctaaataattatttattcttgGCAGTTGGTATTGTAGGAGGAGCGTGTTCGGATGTCgaacaaaatttttatgaagtatcaaaaaataaaaagaaagataTGCTCAGGGAAGTCCTAGAAAAAGAAAATGCGGCAGGTACATTAAAAGGTACTTTAGTATTTGTCGAAATGAAGAGGAGGGCTGATTTCATCGCAGCTTTCTTGTCTGAAAACAATTATCCTACTACCAGTATCCACGGTGACAGATTGCAAAGACAAAGAGAAGAAGCGTTAGCTGATTTTAAGAGCGGAAGAATGTCTATTTTAGTAGCTACAGCTGTAGCTGCTAGAGGATTGGATATAAAAAATGTGGCCCATGTTATAAATTATGATCTACCAAAGAGTATTGACGAATATGTCCATCGAATCGGAAGGACTGGTCGTGTGGGCAATCGTGGAAGAGCAACCTCTTTCTTTGATTCTGAAGACGATGGACCACTAAGAGGAGATTTAATCAGAATTCTGAAACAAGCAGGTCAAAACATTCCAGATTGGCTAATGGGAGGCAATGCAAGCAGGAACTTCATGCCTGGAAGAGGAAATAAATTCGGAGGAGCAGATATCAGAGAT TTCGATGCAGCAGATGGAGAGCCATATAGCGAAGAAGCTTATTCCTCTGCTGCGCCTCTCGAACCAGATGAAGAATGGTAG